One Loxodonta africana isolate mLoxAfr1 chromosome 8, mLoxAfr1.hap2, whole genome shotgun sequence DNA window includes the following coding sequences:
- the NOD1 gene encoding nucleotide-binding oligomerization domain-containing protein 1 isoform X1: MEKQAPSEMGIIPSESPSYIKLLIVNRELLVTHIRNTQCLLDNLLKNDYFSEEDSEIVCACPTQPDKVRKLLDLAQSKGEEVCEFLLYVLQQLADAYVDLRPWLLEIGFSPSQLIQSRVVVNTDPVSRYTQKLRHHLGRDSKFILCYGQKEELLLEEVYTDTIMELVSFTNESLGPLGSLAGLLDHSTGILNEQGETVLVSGDAGVGKSMLLRRLQGLWASGQLDTGIKFFFHFRCRMFSCFKDSDTLCLQDLLFKHYCYPEQDPEEVFAFLLRFPHTALFTFDGLDELHSDFDLSSVPDTSSPLAPAHPLVLLANLLSGKLLKGATKLLTARTGIEIPRQLLRKKVFLRGFSPSHLQAYTRQMFPDRTLQSRLLDQLEANPNLCSLCAVPLFCWIIFRCFQHFHATFDTTLQLPDCKVTLTDVFLLVTEVHLNRTQPTSLVQRNTRSQAETFRSGQGMLHTLGQVAHQGMEKNLFVFSQEQVQASQMQEGDLQLGFLRAVPELGPEGEQPSYEFFHITLQAFFTAFFLVVDNKVGTQELLRFFQEWAPPGEAAVASCFPRSLPFQCLGGSGLVGEDPFKNRDHFQFTNLFLCGLLSKAKQKLLRHLVPVAALKRKRKALWAHLFASLRSYLKSLPRVQVEGVSQVHGMPTFIWMLRCIYETQSEKVGKLAARGICANYLKLTFCNAYSADCSALSFVLHHFRKRLALSLDNNNLNDYGVQELQPCFSRLTIIRLSVNQITDRGVKVLYEELTKYKIVTFLGLYNNQITDVGAKYVARILEECKSLAYLKLGLNKITSEGGKCLALAVKNSKSICDVGMWGNTVGDEGAKAFAEALRNHPSLTSLSLAFNGISTEGGKSLARALQQNTSLRILWLTKNELNDEVAESLAEMLKINQTLQHLWLIQNQITAKGVAHLADALQENTGITEICLNGNLIKPEEAKVFEDEKRIICL, from the exons GTCCGCAAACTTCTGGACCTGGCACAGAGCAAGGGTGAGGAGGTGTGTGAGTTCCTCCTTTACGTGCTCCAGCAGCTTGCGGATGCCTATGTGGACCTCAGGCCTTGGCTGTTGGAGATTGGCTTCTCTCCTTCCCAGCTCATTCAGAGCAGAGTTGTGGTCAACACCGACCCAG TGAGCAGGTACACCCAGAAGCTACGGCATCACCTGGGCCGAGACTCCAAGTTCATCCTGTGCTATGGCCAGAAGGAGGAGCTCCTGCTGGAGGAGGTGTACACAGACACTATCATGGAGCTGGTCAGCTTCACCAACGAGAGCCTGGGCCCTCTGGGCAGCCTGGCTGGCCTCCTGGACCACTCCACAGGCATCCTCAATGAGCAGGGTGAGACTGTGTTGGTGTCTGGCGACGCCGGGGTGGGCAAGTCCATGCTGCTGCGGCGGCTGCAGGGCCTCTGGGCCTCAGGCCAGCTGGACACTGGCATCAAGTTCTTCTTCCACTTCCGCTGCCGCATGTTCAGCTGCTTCAAGGACAGCGACACGCTGTGTCTGCAGGACCTGCTTTTCAAGCACTACTGCTACCCGGAGCAGGACCCCGAGGAGGTGTTCGCCTTCCTGCTGCGCTTCCCCCACACAGCCCTCTTCACCTTTGACGGCCTGGATGAGCTCCACTCAGACTTCGACCTGAGCAGTGTGCCTGACACCTCCTCCCCCTTGGCACCCGCCCACCCCCTTGTCCTGTTGGCCAATTTGCTCAGCGGGAAACTGCTCAAGGGGGCCACCAAGCTGCTCACAGCCCGCACAGGCATCGAGATCCCACGCCAGCTCCTTAGGAAGAAGGTGTTTCTGCGGGGCTTCTCCCCCAGCCACCTGCAGGCCTACACCCGGCAGATGTTCCCTGACCGGACGCTGCAGTCCCGCCTGCTGGACCAGCTGGAAGCCAACCCCAACCTCTGCAGCCTGTGTGCAGTGCCCCTCTTCTGCTGGATCATCTTCCGCTGCTTCCAGCACTTCCACGCCACCTTCGACACCACCCTGCAGCTGCCTGACTGCAAGGTGACACTGACTGATGTCTTCCTGCTGGTCACTGAGGTCCACCTGAACAGGACACAACCCACGAGCCTGGTGCAGCGCAACACTCGGAGCCAGGCAGAGACCTTCCGCTCTGGCCAAGGGATGCTGCACACGCTGGGCCAGGTGGCCCACCAGGGCATGGAGAAGAACCTGTTTGTCTTCAGCCAGGAGCAGGTGCAGGCCTCCCAGATGCAGGAGGGGGACCTGCAGCTGGGCTTCCTGCGGGCCGTGCCGGAGCTGGGCCCCGAAGGGGAGCAGCCATCCTATGAGTTTTTCCACATCACCCTCCAGGCCTTCTTTACAGCCTTCTTCCTCGTGGTGGATAACAAGGTGGGCACGCAGGAGCTGCTCAGGTTCTTCCAGGAGTGGGCACCTCCTGGGGAGGCGGCAGTAGCCTCCTGCTTTCCTCGCTCTCTCCCTTTCCAGTGTCTGGGGGGCAGTGGCCTGGTGGGGGAAGACCCATTCAAGAACAGGGACCACTTTCAGTTCACCAACCTCTTCCTGTGTGGGCTGTTGTCCAAAGCCAAACAGAAACTCCTGCGGCACCTGGTGCCCGTGGCAGCCCTGAAGAGAAAGCGCAAGGCCCTGTGGGCACACCTGTTTGCCAGCCTCAGGTCCTACCTGAAGAGCCTGCCCCGAGTCCAGGTTGAGGGCGTCAGCCAGGTGCATGGGATGCCCACCTTCATCTGGATGCTGCGCTGTATCTACGAGACGCAGAGTGAGAAGGTGGGGAAGCTGGCGGCCAGGGGCATCTGTGCCAACTACCTCAAGCTGACCTTCTGCAACGCCTACTCAGCCGACTGCAGCGCCCTCTCCTTCGTCCTGCACCACTTCCGCAAGCGGCTGGCCCTCAGCCTGGACAACAACAATCTCAATGACTACGGCGTGCAGGAGCTGCAGCCCTGCTTCAGCCGCCTTACAATCATCAG ACTCAGTGTGAACCAGATCACTGACAGGGGGGTGAAGGTGCTATATGAAGAGCTGACCAAATACAAAATCGTGACATTTTTGGG CTTGTACAACAACCAGATCACGGATGTGGGAGCCAAGTACGTTGCCAGAATCCTGGAGGAATGCAAAAGCCTCGCGTACCTTAA GCTAGGACTAAACAAAATAACAAGTGAAGGAGGCAAGTGTCTCGCCCTGGCTGTGAAGAACAGCAAATCAATCTGTGACGTTGG GATGTGGGGCAATACAGTTGGTGATGAAGGAGCAAAGGCCTTTGCAGAGGCTCTGAGGAACCACCCCAGCTTGACCTCCCTGAG TCTTGCATTCAACGGCATCTCCACAGAAGGAGGAAAGAGCCTTGCGCGAGCCCTGCAGCAGAACACGTCTCTGAGGATACTCTG GTTGACCAAAAATGAACTCAATGATGAAGTGGCAGAGAGCTTGGCAGAAATGCTGAAAATCAACCAGACTTTGCAACATTTATG GCTTATCCAGAACCAGATCACAGCCAAGGGGGTTGCCCACCTGGCAGATGCATTGCAGGAGAACACCGGCATAACAGAGATTTG CCTAAATGGAAACTTGATAAAGCCAGAAGAGGCCAAAGTCTTTGAAGATGAGAAACGCATTATCTGTTTGTGA
- the NOD1 gene encoding nucleotide-binding oligomerization domain-containing protein 1 isoform X2 yields the protein MEKQAPSEMGIIPSESPSYIKLLIVNRELLVTHIRNTQCLLDNLLKNDYFSEEDSEIVCACPTQPDKVRKLLDLAQSKGEEVCEFLLYVLQQLADAYVDLRPWLLEIGFSPSQLIQSRVVVNTDPVSRYTQKLRHHLGRDSKFILCYGQKEELLLEEVYTDTIMELVSFTNESLGPLGSLAGLLDHSTGILNEQGETVLVSGDAGVGKSMLLRRLQGLWASGQLDTGIKFFFHFRCRMFSCFKDSDTLCLQDLLFKHYCYPEQDPEEVFAFLLRFPHTALFTFDGLDELHSDFDLSSVPDTSSPLAPAHPLVLLANLLSGKLLKGATKLLTARTGIEIPRQLLRKKVFLRGFSPSHLQAYTRQMFPDRTLQSRLLDQLEANPNLCSLCAVPLFCWIIFRCFQHFHATFDTTLQLPDCKVTLTDVFLLVTEVHLNRTQPTSLVQRNTRSQAETFRSGQGMLHTLGQVAHQGMEKNLFVFSQEQVQASQMQEGDLQLGFLRAVPELGPEGEQPSYEFFHITLQAFFTAFFLVVDNKVGTQELLRFFQEWAPPGEAAVASCFPRSLPFQCLGGSGLVGEDPFKNRDHFQFTNLFLCGLLSKAKQKLLRHLVPVAALKRKRKALWAHLFASLRSYLKSLPRVQVEGVSQVHGMPTFIWMLRCIYETQSEKVGKLAARGICANYLKLTFCNAYSADCSALSFVLHHFRKRLALSLDNNNLNDYGVQELQPCFSRLTIIRLSVNQITDRGVKVLYEELTKYKIVTFLGLYNNQITDVGAKYVARILEECKSLAYLKLGLNKITSEGGKCLALAVKNSKSICDVGMWGNTVGDEGAKAFAEALRNHPSLTSLSLAFNGISTEGGKSLARALQQNTSLRILWLTKNELNDEVAESLAEMLKINQTLQHLCKFLSLPAFSSCLQTGAAHLVSCIRLN from the exons GTCCGCAAACTTCTGGACCTGGCACAGAGCAAGGGTGAGGAGGTGTGTGAGTTCCTCCTTTACGTGCTCCAGCAGCTTGCGGATGCCTATGTGGACCTCAGGCCTTGGCTGTTGGAGATTGGCTTCTCTCCTTCCCAGCTCATTCAGAGCAGAGTTGTGGTCAACACCGACCCAG TGAGCAGGTACACCCAGAAGCTACGGCATCACCTGGGCCGAGACTCCAAGTTCATCCTGTGCTATGGCCAGAAGGAGGAGCTCCTGCTGGAGGAGGTGTACACAGACACTATCATGGAGCTGGTCAGCTTCACCAACGAGAGCCTGGGCCCTCTGGGCAGCCTGGCTGGCCTCCTGGACCACTCCACAGGCATCCTCAATGAGCAGGGTGAGACTGTGTTGGTGTCTGGCGACGCCGGGGTGGGCAAGTCCATGCTGCTGCGGCGGCTGCAGGGCCTCTGGGCCTCAGGCCAGCTGGACACTGGCATCAAGTTCTTCTTCCACTTCCGCTGCCGCATGTTCAGCTGCTTCAAGGACAGCGACACGCTGTGTCTGCAGGACCTGCTTTTCAAGCACTACTGCTACCCGGAGCAGGACCCCGAGGAGGTGTTCGCCTTCCTGCTGCGCTTCCCCCACACAGCCCTCTTCACCTTTGACGGCCTGGATGAGCTCCACTCAGACTTCGACCTGAGCAGTGTGCCTGACACCTCCTCCCCCTTGGCACCCGCCCACCCCCTTGTCCTGTTGGCCAATTTGCTCAGCGGGAAACTGCTCAAGGGGGCCACCAAGCTGCTCACAGCCCGCACAGGCATCGAGATCCCACGCCAGCTCCTTAGGAAGAAGGTGTTTCTGCGGGGCTTCTCCCCCAGCCACCTGCAGGCCTACACCCGGCAGATGTTCCCTGACCGGACGCTGCAGTCCCGCCTGCTGGACCAGCTGGAAGCCAACCCCAACCTCTGCAGCCTGTGTGCAGTGCCCCTCTTCTGCTGGATCATCTTCCGCTGCTTCCAGCACTTCCACGCCACCTTCGACACCACCCTGCAGCTGCCTGACTGCAAGGTGACACTGACTGATGTCTTCCTGCTGGTCACTGAGGTCCACCTGAACAGGACACAACCCACGAGCCTGGTGCAGCGCAACACTCGGAGCCAGGCAGAGACCTTCCGCTCTGGCCAAGGGATGCTGCACACGCTGGGCCAGGTGGCCCACCAGGGCATGGAGAAGAACCTGTTTGTCTTCAGCCAGGAGCAGGTGCAGGCCTCCCAGATGCAGGAGGGGGACCTGCAGCTGGGCTTCCTGCGGGCCGTGCCGGAGCTGGGCCCCGAAGGGGAGCAGCCATCCTATGAGTTTTTCCACATCACCCTCCAGGCCTTCTTTACAGCCTTCTTCCTCGTGGTGGATAACAAGGTGGGCACGCAGGAGCTGCTCAGGTTCTTCCAGGAGTGGGCACCTCCTGGGGAGGCGGCAGTAGCCTCCTGCTTTCCTCGCTCTCTCCCTTTCCAGTGTCTGGGGGGCAGTGGCCTGGTGGGGGAAGACCCATTCAAGAACAGGGACCACTTTCAGTTCACCAACCTCTTCCTGTGTGGGCTGTTGTCCAAAGCCAAACAGAAACTCCTGCGGCACCTGGTGCCCGTGGCAGCCCTGAAGAGAAAGCGCAAGGCCCTGTGGGCACACCTGTTTGCCAGCCTCAGGTCCTACCTGAAGAGCCTGCCCCGAGTCCAGGTTGAGGGCGTCAGCCAGGTGCATGGGATGCCCACCTTCATCTGGATGCTGCGCTGTATCTACGAGACGCAGAGTGAGAAGGTGGGGAAGCTGGCGGCCAGGGGCATCTGTGCCAACTACCTCAAGCTGACCTTCTGCAACGCCTACTCAGCCGACTGCAGCGCCCTCTCCTTCGTCCTGCACCACTTCCGCAAGCGGCTGGCCCTCAGCCTGGACAACAACAATCTCAATGACTACGGCGTGCAGGAGCTGCAGCCCTGCTTCAGCCGCCTTACAATCATCAG ACTCAGTGTGAACCAGATCACTGACAGGGGGGTGAAGGTGCTATATGAAGAGCTGACCAAATACAAAATCGTGACATTTTTGGG CTTGTACAACAACCAGATCACGGATGTGGGAGCCAAGTACGTTGCCAGAATCCTGGAGGAATGCAAAAGCCTCGCGTACCTTAA GCTAGGACTAAACAAAATAACAAGTGAAGGAGGCAAGTGTCTCGCCCTGGCTGTGAAGAACAGCAAATCAATCTGTGACGTTGG GATGTGGGGCAATACAGTTGGTGATGAAGGAGCAAAGGCCTTTGCAGAGGCTCTGAGGAACCACCCCAGCTTGACCTCCCTGAG TCTTGCATTCAACGGCATCTCCACAGAAGGAGGAAAGAGCCTTGCGCGAGCCCTGCAGCAGAACACGTCTCTGAGGATACTCTG GTTGACCAAAAATGAACTCAATGATGAAGTGGCAGAGAGCTTGGCAGAAATGCTGAAAATCAACCAGACTTTGCAACATTTATG caagttcctgtcccttcctgccttttcatcctgcctccagacgggagctgcccatttggtctcatgtatccgattgaattaa